In the Gossypium raimondii isolate GPD5lz chromosome 9, ASM2569854v1, whole genome shotgun sequence genome, one interval contains:
- the LOC105799622 gene encoding protein LEAD-SENSITIVE 1, whose amino-acid sequence MGLLSNRIDKKSLKPGDHIYSWRTAYIYAHHGIYVGNNTVIHFTRRGQEFGTGTVLDLILVSSGPAQSQLHCPTCTPPEEGNGVVSSCLDCFLAGGILYRFEYAVSPALFIAKARGGTCTLAVTDPDDLVVHRAKYLLENGFGCYNVFKNNCEDFAIYCKTGLLVLDHSVGRSGQAISIIGGPLAAVLSTPLRLVTTNIYGMAATAVGMYCASRYAADIGIRMDAVKVPVEDLTRRLAAGLLQVIEPQHLAATAH is encoded by the exons aTGGGGCTGCTTTCTAACAg AATTGATAAGAAGAGCCTGAAACCAGGGGATCACATTTATTCATGGAGGACTGCTTATATTTATGCCCATCACG GCATCTATGTTGGAAACAATACGGTCATCCATTTTACAAGACGTGGCCAAGAATTTGGTACAGGAACTGTGCTTGATCTCATCCTGGTAAGCTCTGGGCCAGCTCAATCTCAACTGCATTGCCCTACCTGCACTCCACCTGAAGAAGGTAATGGTGTTGTTTCCTCGTGCTTGGACTGCTTCCTTGCTGGTGGAATATTGTATCGTTTCGAGTATGCAGTCAGCCCTGCTCTCTTTATTGCAAAAGCAAGAGGTGGAACCTGCACTCTTGCAGTCACTGATCCGGATGATTTAGTGGTTCATCGAGCAAAATACTTGCTCGAAAATGGATTTGGTTGCTATAATGTATTCAAGAACAACTGTGAGGATTTTGCAATCTATTGCAAAACTGGGCTGCTCGTTCTGGATCATTCGGTTGGACGAAGTGGTCAAGCAATATCTATTATAGGAGGCCCTCTTGCAGCTGTGTTGTCAACTCCATTACGCCTTGTTACTACAAACATTTATGGTATGGCAGCTACAGCAGTTGGGATGTACTGTGCAAGTCGATATGCAGCTGATATCGGCATAAGGATGGATGCAGTGAAAGTTCCAGTGGAGGATCTTACGAGAAGACTGGCAGCCGGCTTGCTTCAGGTGATTGAACCTCAACATTTGGCAGCCACTGCCCATTAG
- the LOC105799621 gene encoding uncharacterized protein LOC105799621 translates to MPQGDYIELHRKRHGYRHDFFEKKRKKEARQVHERSAKAQKALGIKGKMIAKKNYAEKALMKKTLAMHEESSTRRKVDDEVQDGAIPAYLMDRENTTRAKVLSNTIKQKRKEKAGKWEVPIPKVRPVAEDEMFKVIRSGKRKTKQWKRMVTKCTFVGPGFTRKPPKYERFIRPSGLRFTKAHVTHPELKCTFNLDIIGVKKNPNGPMYTSLGVMTKGTIIEVNVSELGLVTPAGKVVWGKYAQVTNNPENDGCINAVLLV, encoded by the exons ATG CCGCAAGGTGATTACATAGAGCTACACAGAAAGAGGCATGGTTATCGCCATGACTTCTTCGAGAAGAAGCGCAAGAAGGAAGCTCGCCAAGTTCACGAGCGTTCCGCTAAGGCCCAGAAG GCCCTTGGTATTAAGGGTAAGATGATTGCCAAGAAAAATTATGCTGAGAAGGCCCTCATGAAGAAAAC ATTGGCCATGCATGAGGAATCGTCAACTAGGCGCAAGGTTGATGATGAAGTGCAAGATGGCGCTATTCCTGCATATCTTATGGATCGTGAAAACACCACACGTGCAAAG GTTCTCAGCAACACGATAAAgcaaaaaaggaaagagaaagcTGGAAAATGGGAGGTCCCTATACCCAAG GTAAGGCCTGTGGCAGAAGATGAGATGTTTAAGGTGATCAGATCTGGTAAACGAAAAA CTAAACAATGGAAGAGGATGGTCACAAAGTGCACATTTGTAGGACCTGGTTTTACAAGAAAACCTCCCAAATACGAGCGTTTTATCCGTCCGTCGGGGTTGCGATTTACTAAAGCTCATGTCACACACCCTGAACTCAAATGCACCTTCAATCTTGACATCATTGGGGTGAAGAAAAATCCCAATGGTCCAATGTATACCTCTCTTGGTGTTATGACCAAAGGAACAATCATTGAG GTGAATGTAAGTGAATTGGGTCTGGTCACACCGGCTGGGAAAGTTGTTTGGG GAAAATATGCTCAAGTAACAAATAACCCAGAGAATGATGGTTGTATAAATGCAGTTTTGCTTGTGTAA